In Verrucomicrobiota bacterium, one DNA window encodes the following:
- a CDS encoding IS4 family transposase has protein sequence MKTLRVGGQILGVEFLEELKHFCEQEPSPSRTRVARHVCQELNWRGREDEPKLHRARDLLRRLDRAGHVKLPPARGPRAGQPRRLASCGEPLPALGPVPGRVDEVEGLYLYRIEGWEDPLSPLWNEIIVQQHPLKDAPLVGCQMRYLMGSAHGWLGAIGFGPPAWHLGPRDLWIGWSSRARRANLQSVIGLSRLLIRQEVRCSNLASKVMALALKRVGADWQERYGHTPLLVESFIDRHQFTGQSYRAANWQLIGTSQGRGRKGPQEANPHKAKDIYVYALDGRAREQLQREPVERIPARAWREELESADWAEAEMAGLDLGDQRLEARAVKVLQGRWDHPEKSYAQSFGGWSQVQGAYRLVTHACGQIDLDALLAGHKARTAERMAAEPLVLLAQDTTSLNYSGLKQTEGLGPINHEGSLGLHLHSTLVMDRAGVPLGVVDAQCWGREPQEEGVGRNAKSLDQKESARWVKSLNRAADLARRMPQTTVVEMGDRESDIYELFDQALIGPENLHVVVRAQHNRALEPQARLWEHMGRQPVRGHLHLRVPRRAGRRARQAMLEVRWGEVTICASDVRLKRHWPGLKLHAVWVREVDPPEGEEPLEWMLLTDLPVNHWEQAVEKVQWYCLRWRIEEWHRVLKTGCRVEKREFGTALNLRRALAFDLIVAWRTLMLTKMNRENPNLPATTVFSEEELTILSCYKKSGGRDSAGCKTSDPLAGKAGGSAAPQRRR, from the coding sequence ATGAAAACATTGCGCGTTGGAGGACAAATTCTCGGGGTGGAGTTTCTCGAAGAACTCAAGCATTTCTGTGAACAGGAGCCTTCACCTTCGCGGACGAGGGTGGCCCGACATGTTTGCCAGGAACTCAACTGGCGTGGTCGGGAGGACGAGCCGAAGCTGCACCGAGCGCGAGATTTGCTGCGCAGGCTGGATCGTGCCGGCCATGTGAAACTGCCCCCGGCGCGGGGGCCTCGAGCCGGGCAACCGCGGCGGCTGGCCTCCTGCGGTGAGCCGTTGCCTGCGTTGGGGCCCGTGCCTGGCCGGGTGGATGAGGTGGAGGGGCTTTATCTGTATCGGATCGAAGGTTGGGAGGACCCCTTGAGCCCGCTGTGGAATGAGATCATCGTGCAGCAGCATCCGCTCAAGGACGCTCCGCTGGTGGGCTGTCAAATGCGCTACTTGATGGGATCGGCTCACGGCTGGCTGGGCGCGATCGGGTTTGGTCCCCCAGCCTGGCATCTGGGGCCGCGCGATCTGTGGATTGGGTGGAGCAGCCGGGCGCGGAGAGCGAATTTACAGAGCGTGATTGGACTGTCGCGGCTGTTGATTCGCCAGGAGGTGCGGTGCTCCAACCTGGCCAGCAAAGTGATGGCGCTGGCCTTGAAGCGGGTCGGCGCGGATTGGCAGGAGCGCTATGGGCACACTCCCTTGCTGGTGGAGAGTTTCATCGATCGTCATCAGTTCACGGGCCAGAGTTACCGGGCGGCCAACTGGCAGCTCATCGGCACCAGTCAAGGGCGGGGGCGCAAGGGACCCCAGGAAGCCAATCCCCACAAGGCCAAAGACATTTATGTCTACGCGCTGGATGGCCGAGCGCGCGAGCAGTTGCAAAGGGAGCCCGTCGAGAGGATCCCCGCCCGCGCGTGGCGCGAAGAACTGGAGTCCGCAGACTGGGCGGAGGCGGAGATGGCGGGGTTGGATTTGGGAGATCAACGTCTGGAGGCACGGGCGGTGAAGGTGCTGCAAGGCCGGTGGGATCATCCGGAGAAAAGCTACGCGCAAAGTTTCGGAGGGTGGAGTCAAGTTCAGGGCGCGTATCGGCTGGTCACGCACGCCTGCGGACAAATCGATTTGGACGCTTTGCTGGCGGGCCACAAGGCGCGCACGGCGGAACGGATGGCGGCGGAGCCCTTGGTGCTGCTGGCGCAGGACACCACCAGTTTGAACTACAGCGGGCTCAAACAAACCGAGGGACTCGGACCGATCAATCATGAGGGGAGCCTGGGGTTGCACTTGCACTCGACGCTGGTGATGGACCGCGCCGGCGTTCCCCTGGGGGTGGTGGATGCCCAGTGCTGGGGCCGGGAGCCTCAGGAGGAGGGCGTGGGCCGCAACGCCAAATCGCTGGATCAAAAAGAGAGCGCCCGCTGGGTCAAGAGCCTGAACCGGGCCGCCGACCTCGCCCGTCGCATGCCCCAAACCACCGTGGTGGAAATGGGAGACCGGGAGTCGGACATCTACGAACTGTTCGATCAAGCGCTCATCGGGCCGGAGAATCTGCATGTGGTGGTTCGAGCACAGCACAACCGCGCGCTCGAACCTCAAGCCCGGCTCTGGGAGCACATGGGCCGGCAACCGGTGCGCGGACACCTGCATCTGCGGGTGCCCCGCCGGGCCGGACGGCGCGCCCGCCAAGCGATGCTTGAGGTGAGGTGGGGTGAGGTCACGATCTGCGCGTCGGACGTGCGCCTGAAGAGGCATTGGCCGGGATTGAAACTCCACGCGGTTTGGGTCAGGGAAGTCGATCCCCCGGAAGGAGAAGAGCCGTTGGAGTGGATGCTGCTGACGGACCTGCCGGTCAACCACTGGGAGCAGGCGGTGGAAAAAGTGCAGTGGTATTGCCTGCGGTGGCGGATCGAAGAATGGCACCGCGTCCTCAAGACCGGCTGTCGGGTCGAAAAACGGGAGTTTGGCACAGCCTTGAATTTGCGGCGCGCTTTGGCGTTTGATCTGATCGTGGCTTGGCGAACGTTGATGTTGACGAAAATGAACCGGGAAAACCCGAACCTTCCCGCCACGACGGTGTTTTCAGAGGAAGAGCTGACGATCCTGAGCTGCTATAAAAAAAGCGGAGGACGCGACTCAGCCGGATGTAAGACAAGCGACCCATTGGCTGGCAAAGCTGGGGGGAGCGCTGCTCCGCAAAGGCGACGGTGA